Proteins from one Telopea speciosissima isolate NSW1024214 ecotype Mountain lineage chromosome 1, Tspe_v1, whole genome shotgun sequence genomic window:
- the LOC122643346 gene encoding uncharacterized protein LOC122643346, with translation MPFPMKIQPIDSHSSKGLVRNDPVKPVVKSRLKRLFERQFPSVLRISSVDKPIVGEPQYNKDGSNDWEPSSVCLAKMVQNFIEESNDKQPASTAKCGRNRCNCFNGNCTDSSDDEFDFFNGFGESVAAASSGEACEILKSLVPCTSITERNLLADTAKIVDKNKNSKHKDECRKFVTEGLLALGYDASICKSRWEKSHSYPAGEYEYIDVIAQGDRLLIDVDFRSEFEIARSTKNYKAVLQTLPSIFVGKPDRLQQIVSVVCDAVKQSLKKKGMHFPPWRKAEYMRAKWLSPHTRTSLGKPTETETETETESDKKSSVITTKNFSGEFELIFGEKSSPSVTESGEDGSLPKGICDEEEKIKVVVSEWQPPAIKPKSSHGGGKIVTGLASVLKEKP, from the exons ATGCCTTTTCCAATGAAGATCCAGCCGATTGATTCTCATTCCTCCAAAGGACTGGTTCGTAACGATCCGGTTAAGCCTGTGGTGAAATCGCGACTCAAGAGACTCTTCGAGAGACAGTTTCCGAGTGTTTTGAGGATTTCATCGGTGGACAAGCCCATCGTTGGTGAACCTCAGTACAACAAAGATGGAAGTAACGATTGGGAGCCGAGTTCTGTGTGCTTGGCAaaaatggtacaaaatttcATTGAGGAGAGTAATGACAAGCAGCCAGCGTCAACTGCAAAATGTGGACGGAATCGCTGCAATTGCTTCAACGGCAACTGTACTGACAGTTCCGACGATGAATTCGACTTCTTCAATGGCTTCGGCGAGTCGGTGGCGGCAGCCTCATCTGGTGAGGCTTGCGAAATTCTCAAG AGCTTGGTTCCTTGTACAAGCATTACCGAGAGGAATCTCTTAGCCGATACTGCAAAAATTGTGGACAAGAACAAGAACTCTAAGCACAAGGACGAGTGTAGAAAATTCGTCACCGAAGGTCTCCTAGCTCTTGGATATGACGCTTCAATCTGCAAATCACGTTGGGAGAAATCCCATTCGTATCCTGCAG GGGAATACGAATACATCGATGTGATCGCTCAAGGCGATCGACTGTTAATTGATGTCGATTTTCGGTCAGAATTCGAGATCGCTCGGTCcacaaaaaattacaaagcGGTTCTCCAAACCCTCCCGTCAATTTTCGTCGGCAAACCCGATCGTCTTCAACAGATCGTCTCCGTCGTATGTGATGCTGTAAAACAGAGCctaaagaagaaggggatgcACTTCCCGCCGTGGAGGAAAGCTGAGTATATGAGAGCGAAATGGCTTTCTCCGCACACCAGAACATCTTTAGGCAAACCAACAGAAACAGAAACTGAAACTGAGACGGAAAGCGATAAAAAATCGAGTGTGATTACCACCAAGAATTTTTCCGGCGAATTTGAGCTGATTTTTGGGGAAAAGTCCTCGCCATCCGTGACGGAATCCGGCGAGGATGGTTCATTGCCGAAGGGTATTtgcgatgaagaagaaaagattaaagtAGTGGTGTCGGAATGGCAGCCACCGGCGATCAAACCAAAGAGTTCCCATGGAGGCGGCAAAATTGTCACCGGTTTAGCTTCCGTTCTCAAAGAAAAACcataa